In Solenopsis invicta isolate M01_SB chromosome 6, UNIL_Sinv_3.0, whole genome shotgun sequence, the genomic window catctcacagttttaaaaaaatacttttaacttttttacattttataacgtttcataaaaaattatacagatgttcgaaaaaattatacgaaaagaatatgagaaaaattttcaccaggggcctgtacgtgtcactcggtcctgcgagatcgcgttcgcgcgctcaaccgaagcagctgtcatctaggaaacgtttagcaaattagcaagctcagtcggtacggcatctacgtacggtaaaaggctggacaaccattaacgaacaccctgtatatatatatatatatattgtaattgaaatttatatatatatatatatatatatattaaaataaattcttttcaaataattatacataatgtaagacaacgtaataaaaatttcaattacaatgttaggaaattaaaaaaaagtatacatttgaaacatgaaaataaatctacaataataaatctataataataaaatagtgaaataaaaagcaacaaaatataaatttaaacaaagtaAGGAGATTAATGCATTTCTGTATAATATAGGtattaggggaaagtaggtaaattgcacgcacctaagggaaatttatcgcagtgaagtgatttttaaagttgaaatcgatacgagtacagaaatagaaactttaaacatttttttatcattatgtattgtcatattgaacaattttttatttggtaatgctatattcagcaaaaagaagcaagtggttaaacgaaaaaatttctcggcccttgggtaattgtacgtgcggttggataaatggacgcggaggaaaaatgaggttatagcccattcttttaactacactacactgcactacactgtactagtggcactatagttgatctcacgtggtctcacgcctttcaagatggatgcgtaaaattgtcgacggcgaacttgatttgataaaaaaacaattacttgatgactatttaattaaatttaataaacaatagctcaaagaacgcagggaaaaacgtacttttgttaggtataacaaaattaaatgactaaagtaaaaatacggacttattgccttattttctgaatgccaaaatcgcaagaaaaatcatgattttactttttcttattttttcaattaactacgtttttaaatgatataacgtatggttatatatttaaaaaatgccttcagcctacaaatatcgtcgtgatataatttctattcatcgggaaggtgccaaaccacgaagcgtacaattacccagtgcgtacaataaccctactttcccctacatTATAATGTCCCAGGGGGTAAGGAAATTTGTAGTGTAGCATtcattcaaatatataaatcgcTGGTACCTAAAGATCATCTGACAGAAGAAAATGTTCACCTAGTGCGAATTGTAGCATGGTGTATGGAACTGGTGTGTACtctattcttttttcttaatttatgaTGCGttcttttcataaattaattaaacacgaGATGTAATATTCTATAGcttatttcattttatcaaattattataaaagtaatattaaatatttataacaatactaataattggaattattaaagtttaaagtcATCCATTATTATATGcatattatatactatattgtatatattataacatagtatacaaggtgattattaatgactgttttcattttttactataggagcacgcatttgtaatttctaatataatgtgttagaaatacgtatccgttggtaaatcatgctcctatggtaaaacatggaaacagtcattaataatcaccctgtatagtataacatatattatacaatataatatatattacatactattaaataatatatattatatattgagaTATTCATTGCTTATAGATGAGAGCCTTTTTCATCGTAATTGACGATATCGTAAACCATTCGCCGATTCGTCAAGGCCAACCATGTTGGTATAAATATGATGATGTAGGGAACGGGACTGGCAACAATGGTGTATTGTTGGAGAGCGCTATGTATTACATACTTCAAAAATACTGTGACAAGAAAGAATGCTATGTCAATTTACTGGAAGTATTTCAAGACgtaagtgaaaatatttttttttagcataaaTGTTGGtttatctttacttttcctTTTCAATCGAGTCATTATGTATAAATGAATTTTGGCAGACTATATTTACGACAATAATGGGCGAGTCTTTAGAGTTGATTTTGACCAATTTCGGCAAGAAACCTAATCTGGATTTATTTACTATGGATCGATATAATTCTATTAGTACGAAGAAAACggtatattatacatatgttttgCCAGTAATCACAGCAATGCACTTAGTAAGTTTTGTTATGCGCAAAAGACTGCTTCACTTTTAACATTTGGTGCTTTCCATTTAGTGACACAAGCATCGTCCTATTTTTGTTACTCattgactttaaaataataataaaagagagagagagagagagagagagagagagagagagagagagagagaatgattcttgtgtcgacttgtgtcacTAAATGGAAAGCacctattaatattaatgcattGTAATGTTATTTGAGGTAGGCTGAAATAAAGGACCAAGAGATGTTCACGCAAGCCAAAACCATCTTGTTAGAGATGGGACAATTGTTCCaaattcaaaatgattatttaaatgtctttgGAGATTCCGAGCTCATTGGCAAAGATAGTACCGATATACAGCAGGGGAAATGTACTTGGCTGATTGTTACAGCTCTTCAATGTGCCACCTCAAAACAGcgtgatattttaaaagtaagcACTGTTGATTAGTTGCATTATTCTATTAAACACTGTTTTATAttattcctttctctttttatattatgcagGAGTGTTATGGAGTCTCGGATCCGGAGAAAGTAAGGCGTGTGAAACAACTGTTCACTGATTTGGATTTGCCAGACGCTTACGCTAAATATGAAAAAGAGAtgtataatcaattaaatactAAGATACAACAGATATCGTATGATCCTCTATGTAAACTTTTCAaagatttattagaaaaaattttacgtagAGTACctcaaaaacatataaaaaacaatCAACAAATATATTGACATTATcgttgtaaatttatattaaatggatTTGTGGGGCTACCATTGATGTATCGTAGAGTTGTTTCAGTCAAGATAGTGACACGgtatattatatcaaattatcacaaaattatctttaaaaaaaaatgataaaaaaattaaggcGCCAAGTATATGTGTGTACaccctttaaatttttatttttttttacaaaactcaagtggtactatctttgtattcttattaaaaaattttcctattctaactcacgtggtactctctttaatttctgtacaaaacctaataaaaaatttttaaactacaaaaacttggtgCTGCTGGATaagaaaagcaatgaaaagaattgacataagaaagaatgcaatatGTGTGTCACTCTTGTAagatatatgttataaaaataattacgccAAGTaagttaaagtttttttaacatttattttttttaaaagaaacattgtaaatcattataattttttaagttactataactattatattttacaacattatatttagattatatttagacagCTAGCAGCGCCAGgtttttatagttaaaatttttttatttagattttgtatagaaattaatgaGAATATCACACGGgttagaatagaaaaattttgcaATGAGGATACAAAGATAATACTACTTgagtttcgttaaaaaaaaaaaaaatataatatataaaaataatataacaatttaacgGATACACTCACACATTTGGCGCCTTTTTCTAccttgtttttgaaaaaataattttgtgtttatttgtgtggaaatttttataaattactaagtttctaataataaaatgttgaatcggataatttctttttattgctaaagctcttaattaaaattttgactcatatacactactcaaaaaaaaaaaaatagggaacattttccagacaccaaaaattaggctatttttaaatgactgtaattcagtgaaaaatcattgcagataaaaaataaaaaaggcattttgaagcttgaagatccaactttaacgctctactAGCagagtttcaaaatttttttaacttccttctcttatgcagtaaaaaagcacaccttgttttgttccttacaattttgtatttttgacactttgcagttcgaccaacaaattttttcaagtaaagctttataaactacaacattttgcctacaaaatgctttttttaaaatttttctacgattttttttgaccgatttacgcaactttgaagctaaacctgcattttttacaaatgatatccgtactccgtgaaaaattatcgtagaaaataattaaaaaaccattttaaagctcaaagtttcagctttaacatgctattaatggttttcaaaaattttctcaatttctcaaTACTGTGCCCCAAGAAAGATATACtgtttttccttaaaattacgtatttttaacagcttgtagatcaataaaaaattttttcttgacaaatccaatgcaagtgccataaagtatgacattttctctataaaatgcgagggggaattcacaacccaaaattttgtacaccaatgccgatttttggcattgctgtaaaacactgccgacatttttgtacactgccgacaatgcttattgttagtcaatgcctacaatgccgtcaatcctatattaaaattaaggcaatgccatgcaattatgaacactaccgcgtgcccattatcatacgccaatgcctgcacaagaattctaaagctttcccgaagtattcaaaaatttttgtgctcaaccccatgatcgaaaaaccgactctgaagtgagctcaccactccccaaccactgacgacaatgccgtcaatattatagatcactgcttacttttttcggcagtccactgccgaaattttgtacaccaatgccggctgtgaatttcccctcgataaaatgctttttttttaattttttctatgattttttttgaccgagttacaaggcttcaaagaaatacattttttacagtgcattttttcgataaatgaCGTCTACTACCGACATTaacattacccaatgtgcaccacgtagaggttgctggtcggatttttgcacatcgtatgtgtgtgtgtgtttgtgtgtgtgtgtttgtgtgtgtgtgtgtgtttgtgtgtgtgtgtgtttgtgtgtgtgtgtcacagcagaaataagaaccccacagttcgtcacttctgtaGTATTTAATAACttcaaaccctctctgctgtgtgtgtgtatgtgcgcgcgcgcatgagtgtttaATAGTGTGTATTTTCTCCTTTCTGATCAATTATTGCTTACatgcgttctcgcatatttatacatcttgcaatacaatcttgcggaatgttgtgccaaatttccattaaaatttctcccaattcttctaaattttgcggctgttcttcgcgatgccttaatcgtcgttccatttcatctcaaatgtgcttgattggatttaagtccgggctattggtgggatgatttaacagtgtaattgcgtgtcgttcaaaaaaatctcgcgttatattcgccgtatgaggtcgagcgttgtcctgcatgaaaataaagtttcgaCAAATTCGATTTAATGACAAAACGTGTGGTcatagaatatcgttgatataacgaacacccgtcattgccggaggtggcaggattactagatcacttcgtcatGTATGTGATATACGAGTACACccccatcacggaaccgccgttgtaagatcgtactggcataacgcaacgtcgatcatagcgttcatttcgtcgacgccaagtacgtatacgagcatcattgccataaaggcaaaaacgtgatttgtcggagaaatatacatttctccaatcccttgCGGTCTTTAATCtcccaatttatgtgatcgcgcgcaaattgataacgtacttagCAACGTatgagtgtgagtcttggtacttgtgcacgatcacgagaacgaagaccggcctctctcaaacggttgcaaattgtttgttcgcacacatggcgtaaatgaatgtcatcgcgaatgtttttgcggtaattattcgtctttctaatgcataacaaACAATAGCttgatcttgtctatttgtcgttattcGAGATcgactaccttcacgtctcgtgtaatttccgtgtcttgatatcgtgaccaagctctactcactacggacacggaagcaccaatatcttgcgccacataacgcatactaaaagcttgttgcaaaagcgcgattatgcgtgcaacttctacggccgataaatgtctaagcagcattttgaaaattccgtgtcgcttatcacactgcgaaaatcgccggcgtactaaacaaaattttattgtattgagcatgcaatgtttatatatgatcatctttgtctaaaaaaagattttctttagagggtttggagtcattaaatactgcagaagtgacaaactgcgaggtccttatctctgctgtgatacacacacacacgcacacacacacacacacacacacacacacacacacacatacgatgtgcaaaaatctgaccggcaacctccacgtaaTGCACATTGGGtgatgctaatgtcggcggtagacgtcatttttcggaaaaatgtactataaaagatgtgtttctttgaagtcttgtaactcaatcaaaaaaaatcgtagaaaaaataaaaaaaaaagcattttgtagagaaaatgtcatactttatgacACTTGCGTTGGatttgtcaataaaaaatttttattgagctttgaaaatctgctgatagagcgttaaagttggatcttcaagcttcaaaatgctttttttattttttatctacgataattctttaccgagttacagtcatttgaaaatagcctaatttttagtgtctggaaagtgtttcctatttttttttttgaatagtgtgtgtgtgtgtatatacagggtgtctggtaactaccgcccgtggtttcgtggattgatagatcaagtaaaactgagcagaaaagtcctttaccattttttaatatttgccatagttaacgaaaaaaaaaaaattaataaagtctgcgaataagcgcgtatcaccgcgcgcaaggaccgcccgccggtcgtcgagacgtaggcagccgcggctgtaggtgcggcgctgtgcggtgaggagggaaaaacagctactgctttttcatttatctcgatcccttctacctcatcatgataatctttatacattggtctgggacaccctgtatatacatacatggtCTGTCCCAAAAATTtccggaataaaattttttagcgaACCAGAAGGGCTAGAGCAATGCAATTTTTGACGGGAATGGTGGTAGGGAGTCTTAGCTAACGAATGCAATTTGTCTCAGTCGCTTCCGAACAATAACAAAGTGAGGATCGCATTTTGCGCGTAGTGTGTTTTGGTGACGCCTCAAGATTCAAGATGCAGTGATTAATCAAGCAGCGATGTACGCAATGAAATTTTAcgttaaactaaaaaaatcggACTCTAATTCGAAAAGCTTTTAAGGAGAAAGCTATGTCTCAGTCAAGCATTTACGAGTGGCACAAGATATTCTTGGAGGACCGAGAAAAAATCGACGACGAGGAGCGCTCCGGGCATTCGTCAACGTCTCAAACGGACAAAAATGTGGAGAAAGTGCGAAAAGTTTTGAACGAGAATCGACGCCTGAGAGTAAGAATGATAACAGAAGattcaaaacttttttgagACGCCCAGGCCGCTCGAGCGTTATCGTCGATGTTTTCTTGACCTTTCAGAAACATCTTGTGCCACTCATAAATGCTTGGCTGAGATATAACTTCCTCCCCGAATCAGACCCATCGTCTCAAAGAccgatttttttagtttaacgcaaaatttgatTGAGTATTGCTGCATCTTGAATTTTGACGCGTCACCAAAACACACTACGCGCAAAATGCGATCTTCACTTAGTTACTACCCGGAGGCAACTAAGATAAATTGCATTCATTAGCTAAGACCCTCTACCACCGTTCCCACCAAAAATTGCGTTGCTCTAGTCTTTCGCTGAAGTATTTTATTCCGGAAACTTTTGAGACAGACCATGTGTTGCGTTGATATTTATTGCTTACAGGATTCGCTTGTACAGACACGAAGAGAACTCGGTCTCTTCTTATGCCAACGTATTATAAATGCAGACTCGACTTCTATTATTGCTAACGGTTATCGTTCGTGGATCGGCGCACTGGAGATTCTGTTCCCAAATCAGTACTGATTTAAACGCAATCAACTCGTGAAAATAAGGAAACTTGTGAACGTAAGAACGGATCCGTGACTCTTGCGTGGGCCAATCGTACCTTTTCGAGGGTCGTGTCTTGTTGGTCAATGGCAGCTAATCAAGACTTGATCTGTTGCGCTCGCTCGGCGAGTGAATCGTGATTTAAATTTCGACAAAACACCATGTATGTGCATGTATGGATGTATGAACATGTACATACAGAGTCATCAAAAAATATCGGACctcttgattattttgaaaactaagcattttagaaaaaagtgtttcagataaaagttataaggtttcaaaaatctatttactgattttatcagtttgaccttgaatggcgtcgccaaggtcatatcaaaatcacattaacttttttaaatggaacaccttatttttgattccagaatctaataactGCTGTCAAAAGCTtctaaaatcctacaagaaagtttatttttgttgaattataacttttcaagttgtgaagcttgaaagctacagtgtactgtaactttcaagcgttataactcggaaagtacttaacgaaaataaacttatttatagtgttttgaaaagttctcgaaattgactacaaaaaaatgcaatcaaaaatatagaatgttagggtaATACCGATACTCTTTAATTAGGAAACTACCGATATACTCtaatgttatatcttttattgcatgttCTTATAGTcgattttgaaaacttttcaaaacactataaataagtttattttcgttaagtacttttcgaattataacgcttgaaagttacaatacactatagctttcaaacctcacaacttggaaagtactcaccaaaaataaactttcttgtagggttttgaaaactcttgacatcagctattagattctggaattagAAATTGAGTGTTTCATTTGTTGCGTACGTAACATATTAGAAAACATGTCGTgcacgacacacacacacacacacacacgcacgcacgcacgcacgcacgcacgcacgcacgcacgcacgcacgcacgcacgcacgcacgcacgcacgcacgcacgcacgcacgcacgcacgcacgcacgcacgcacgcacgcgcggggatgtgtgtgtgtgtatgttacTGTAAAAGTCTATTTATTAGTTAATCGTAGGTTTTACCAGTGACGGCTGGTAAATGTTGATTTTGGGAATAAAACGATGAGTACTTCTTAAATAATACTTctgaattttaatatcatataacTTATGAACAGGAAACTCAAATCAACAAATGACTCGGGACTTTTCGATTTGGAATTTTGTCCTATATCTCGTGGTAGATTTTAAATATGTCTATAcccatataaatataaatatatatatatatacccagaaaacattttgcgggtaaacgttcagcaaatcacgcgcaaaagggattcctacaacgcaagcaaaaccttatccaactgcgtcgtcatagcgctagcaaaacactagcacactttgtgcgcaatttcaataagcgatatgcacgcaaaacgctagcacactttgcgcgcgatctcaataagcgatatgcacgcaaaacgctagcacattttgcgcgcgatctcaataagctataccctgccgaaaatgtgctattaaaaccaatttaaaaaaagttaatttgaatTGATCGGAATTTCCgcaccgaaaatatggtattaagaccgattgaaaaataagatccaaacccagatagatttattaaaacagaatacattaatgtaaacgtaataaatgtttagtttacaaaaaaaatatttcttgtattctttttgttaaaaaagatttaaaaaaagattaaatttga contains:
- the LOC105206249 gene encoding farnesyl pyrophosphate synthase — encoded protein: MFQMFSVVSKCPKYILIRIEMAHSVAQLDKEENKEMMAVWPDVVRDIIEVKIMAVWPDVVRDITEVKMITVWPDVVRNITEVIKVSGITDVATWMRKMRAFFIVIDDIVNHSPIRQGQPCWYKYDDVGNGTGNNGVLLESAMYYILQKYCDKKECYVNLLEVFQDTIFTTIMGESLELILTNFGKKPNLDLFTMDRYNSISTKKTVYYTYVLPVITAMHLAEIKDQEMFTQAKTILLEMGQLFQIQNDYLNVFGDSELIGKDSTDIQQGKCTWLIVTALQCATSKQRDILKECYGVSDPEKVRRVKQLFTDLDLPDAYAKYEKEMIRLYRHEENSVSSYANVL